A single Thunnus thynnus chromosome 6, fThuThy2.1, whole genome shotgun sequence DNA region contains:
- the LOC137185387 gene encoding P2Y purinoceptor 1-like, producing MMNTSCPRVSSEFKGRFLPPVYFLVFTIGLVANGWGLKSLLQKWRELKIINVFVLNLGLADILYLLTLPFLMFYYFMKSKWIFGDAFCKITRFCFNLNLYGSIGFLTCISVYRYLAIVHPVRMMGRLTVTHSVAISIMVWLLVSIQSLPDILYTKTFGNTTGKCYGTTHDTYVEEYLKYSLGRTLTGFCIPFLITLGCYGHVIVILCHKNTTDKVQKQRSLKLLFILIVLFSVCYIPYHVLKNLILWSRVLSKQHKCREWSNGVYIAHQISRGLVCLNSALNPLVYLHGNEDIRSQLRQLLQRARQMFRRPPPTDSGSVPMNQITDEV from the coding sequence ATGATGAACACCTCCTGTCCTCGTGTCAGCTCTGAATTTAAAGGCAGATTCCTGCCTCCTGTTTACTTCTTGGTATTCACCATTGGTCTGGTAGCTAATGGATGGGGATTGAAGTCTTTGCTGCAGAAGTGGAGGGAACTTAAGATcatcaatgtttttgttctgaaccTTGGTCTTGCAGATATTTTGTATCTGCTCACACTCccatttctgatgttttactattttatgAAGAGTAAATGGATCTTCGGAGATGCATTCTGCAAGATAACAAGATTCTGCTTCAACCTGAATTTATATGGCAGCATTGGATTCCTTACTTGTATAAGTGTGTACAGGTACCTGGCCATTGTCCACCCAGTGAGAATGATGGGAAGATTAACTGTTACCCATTCTGTGGCTATCTCAATCATGGTTTGGCTATTGGTGAGCATTCAAAGTCTTCCGGACATTTTGTACACCAAGACATTTGGAAACACCACTGGGAAATGCTACGGTACCACCCATGATACATACGTTGAGGAGTACCTGAAATACAGCCTCGGAAGGACACTCACTGGGTTTTGCATCCCATTCCTCATCACACTGGGCTGCTATGGACATGTGATTGTCATTCTCTGCCACAAAAATACCACTGACAAGGTACAGAAACAGAGAAGTTTGAAGTTGTTGTTCATCTTgattgttctcttctctgtttgttacATCCCCTATCATGTATTGAAGAACCTCATCCTCTGGTCAAGAGTTTTATCAAAACAGCATAAATGCCGTGAATGGTCTAATGGAGTCTACATTGCTCATCAGATAAGTCGTGGacttgtgtgtctgaacagtgCTCTAAACCCTTTGGTTTATCTTCATGGAAATGAAGATATTCGTTCTCAGCTCAGACAGCTGCTCCAGCGAGCTCGTCAGATGTTCAGACGTCCACCTCCAACAGACTCTGGTAGTGTGCCCATGAATCAAATTACAGATGAAGtttaa
- the LOC137185388 gene encoding P2Y purinoceptor 1-like codes for MNNTSCQRVSFDFTHRFLPPVFILVFIVGLVANGWGLKSLLHNWKKLGDINVFVLNLGLADILYLLTLPFLMVYYFMKSTWIFGDAFCKITRFCFNLNLYGSIGFLTCISVYRYLAIVHPMRVKGRLTVTHSVTISVMVWLLVSVQSLPDMFYTKTYGNKPGKCYDTTHKTYVEDYLKYSFGWTLTGFCLPFLITLGCYGHLIFILCRKNTTDKVLRKRCLRLLLILIVLFSVCYIPYHVLKNLNLWSRVLSKQQICHDWFNGVYIAHQISRGLVCLNSALNPLVYLHGNEDIPDQLRQLLQRARQMFRRPPPTDSGSVPMNQITDEI; via the coding sequence ATGAATAACACATCTTGTCAACGTGTCAGCTTTGactttacacacagattcctgCCTCCTGTTTTCATCTTAGTGTTCATCGTTGGTCTGGTGGCTAATGGATGGGGACTGAAGTCTTTGCTGCACAACTGGAAGAAACTGGGGGACATCAACGTTTTTGTTCTGAACCTTGGTCTTGCAGATATTTTGTATCTGCTCACACTCCCATTTCTGATGGTGTACTATTTTATGAAGAGTACTTGGATCTTTGGAGATGCATTCTGCAAGATAACAAGATTCTGCTTCAACCTGAATTTGTATGGCAGCATTGGATTCCTTACTTGTATAAGTGTGTACAGGTACCTGGCCATTGTCCATCCAATGAGAGTGAAGGGAAGATTAACTGTCACCCACTCTGTGACTATTTCAGTGATGGTTTGGCTGTTGGTGAGTGTTCAAAGTCTTCCAGACATGTTCTACACCAAAACATATGGAAACAAACCTGGGAAATGCTACGATACCACCCATAAGACATATGTTGAGGATTACCTGAAATACAGCTTTGGATGGACACTTACTGGGTTTTGTCTCCCATTCCTCATCACACTGGGCTGCTATGGACATCTGATTTTCATTCTCTGCCGCAAAAACACCACTGACAAGGTACTGAGAAAGAGATGCTTGAGATTATTGCTCATCTTgattgttctcttctctgtttgttacATCCCCTATCATGTATTGAAGAACCTCAACCTCTGGTCAAGAGTTCTGTCCAAACAGCAGATATGCCATGACTGGTTTAATGGAGTCTACATTGCTCATCAGATAAGTCGTGGacttgtgtgtctgaacagtgCTCTAAACCCTCTGGTTTATCTGCATGGAAATGAAGATATTCCTGATCAGCTCAGACAGCTGCTCCAGCGAGCTCGTCAGATGTTCAGACGTCCACCTCCAACAGACTCTGGTAGTGTGCCCATGAATCAAATCACAGATGAAAtttaa
- the LOC137185389 gene encoding P2Y purinoceptor 1-like produces the protein MMNISCPRVSFEFTGRFLPPVYFLVFTIGLVANGWGLKSLLQKWRKLKIINVFVLNLGLADILYLLTLPFLMVYYFKEEIWIFGDTFCKITRFCFNLNLYGSIGFLTCISMYRYLAIVHPARMVGRLTVTHSVAISVMVWLLVSVQSLPDMFYTKTFGNRPGKCYDTTHKRYVEDYLKYSLGRTLTGFCIPFLITLGCYGHLIFILCRRNTTDKVQKQRSLKLLLILIVLFCVCYIPYHVLKNLNLFSRVSLKQQVCYDWFNGVYIAHQISRGLVCLNSALNPLVYLHGNEDIPSQLTQLLQRARQMFRRPPQTDSGSVPMNQITDEV, from the coding sequence ATGATGAACATCTCCTGTCCTCGTGTCAGCTTTGAATTTACAGGCAGATTCCTGCCGCCTGTTTACTTCTTGGTATTCACCATTGGTCTGGTAGCTAATGGATGGGGATTGAAGTCTTTGCTGCAGAAATGGAGGAAACTTAAGATcatcaatgtttttgttctgaaccTTGGTCTTGCAGATATTTTGTATCTGCTCACACTCCCGTTTCTGATGGTGTACTATTTTAAGGAAGAGATTTGGATCTTTGGAGACACATTCTGCAAGATAACAAGATTCTGCTTCAACCTGAATTTATATGGCAGCATTGGGTTCCTTACTTGTATAAGTATGTACAGGTACCTGGCCATTGTCCATCCAGCGAGAATGGTGGGAAGATTAACTGTCACCCACTCTGTGGCTATTTCAGTGATGGTTTGGCTATTGGTGAGTGTTCAAAGTCTTCCGGACATGTTCTACACCAAGACATTTGGAAACAGGCCTGGGAAATGCTATGATACGACCCACAAGAGATATGTTGAGGATTACCTGAAATACAGCCTCGGAAGGACACTCACTGGGTTTTGCATCCCATTCCTCATCACACTGGGCTGCTATGGACATCTGATTTTCATTCTCTGTCGCAGAAATACCACTGACAAGGTACAAAAACAGAGAAGTTTGAAGTTGTTGCTCATCTTGATTGTTCTCTTCTGTGTTTGTTACATCCCCTATCATGTATTGAAGAACCTCAACCTCTTCTCAAGAGTTTCATTAAAACAGCAGGTATGCTATGATTGGTTTAATGGAGTCTACATTGCTCATCAGATAAGTCGTGGGcttgtgtgtctgaacagtgCTCTCAACCCTCTGGTTTATCTTCATGGAAATGAAGATATTCCTTCTCAGCTCACACAGCTGCTCCAGCGAGCTCGTCAGATGTTCAGACGTCCACCTCAAACAGACTCTGGTAGTGTGCCCATGAATCAAATCACAGATGAAGtttaa
- the LOC137185028 gene encoding P2Y purinoceptor 1-like — protein sequence MNNTTCQRVSLEFTDRFLPPVFILVFIVGLVANGWGLKSLLHNWKKLGDINVFVLNLGLADILYLLTLPFLMVYYFMEKIWIFGDTFCKITRFCFNLNLYGSIGFLTCISVYRYLAIVHPMRVRGRLTVIHSVAISVMVWLLVSVQSLPDMFYTKTFENKTACYDTTNNIYVEDYLKYSLGWTLTGFCLPFLITLGCYGHVIVILCRQNTTDKVLKKRCLRLLIILIVLFSVCYIPYHVFKNLNLWSRALLKQKKCRVWSNGVYIAQQISRGLVCLNSALNPLVYLHANEDIHSQLRQLLQRARQAVSRLSITPTQFSQ from the coding sequence CTTAGTATTCATCGTTGGCCTGGTGGCTAATGGATGGGGACTGAAGTCTTTGCTGCACAACTGGAAGAAACTGGGGGACATCAACGTTTTTGTTCTGAACCTTGGTCTTGCAGATATTTTGTATCTGCTCACACTCCCATTTCTGATGGTGTACTATTTTATGGAGAAGATTTGGATCTTCGGAGACACATTCTGCAAAATCACAAGATTCTGCTTCAACCTGAATTTATATGGCAGCATTGGATTCCTTACTTGTATAAGTGTGTACAGGTACCTGGCCATTGTCCATCCAATGAGAGTGAGGGGAAGATTAACTGTCATCCACTCTGTGGCTATTTCAGTCATGGTTTGGCTGTTGGTGAGTGTTCAAAGTCTTCCGGACATGTTCTACAccaagacatttgaaaacaagACTGCATGCTACGATACCACCAATAATATATACGTTGAGGATTACCTGAAATACAGCCTCGGATGGACACTCACTGGGTTTTGTCTCCCATTCCTCATCACACTGGGCTGCTATGGACATGTGATTGTCATTCTCTGCCGCCAAAATACCACTGACAAGGTACTGAAAAAGAGATGCTTGAGATTATTAATCATCTTgattgttctcttctctgtttgttacATCCCCTATCATGTATTTAAGAACCTCAACCTCTGGTCAAGAGCTTtattaaaacagaagaaatgcCGTGTATGGTCTAATGGAGTCTACATTGCTCAACAGATAAGTCGTGGacttgtgtgtctgaacagtgCTCTCAACCCTCTGGTTTATCTTCATGCAAATGAAGATATTCATTCTCAGCTCAGACAGCTGCTCCAGCGAGCTCGTCAAGCTGTCTCGCGGCTGTCCATCACCCCTACCCAGTTTTCCCAGTAA
- the LOC137185027 gene encoding P2Y purinoceptor 1-like codes for MNNTTCQLISFDFKSRFLPPVFILVFIVGLLSNGWGLKSLLHNWKKLGDINVFVLNLGLTDILYLLTLPFLMVYYIKEEIWIFGDAFCKITRFCFNLNLYGSIGFLTCISVYRYLAIVHPMRVMGRLTVIRSVAISVMVWLLVSVQSLPDMFYTKTSENTTECYDTTHKTYVEDYLKYSIGWTLTGFCLPFLITLGCYGHAIVILCCRNTTDKVLKKRCLRLLLILIVLFSICYIPSHVFKNLNLWSRVLSKQHMCREWSNGVYIAHQISRGLVCLNSALNPLVYLHANEDIPAQLRQLLQRARQAVMQLSITPTPFPPV; via the coding sequence ATGAATAACACAACTTGTCAACTTATCAGCTTTGACTTTAAAAGCAGATTCCTGCCACCTGTTTTCATCTTAGTATTCATCGTTGGTCTGTTGTCTAATGGATGGGGACTGAAGTCTTTGCTGCACAACTGGAAGAAACTGGGGGACATCAACGTTTTTGTTCTGAACCTTGGTCTTACTGATATTTTGTATCTGCTCACACTCCCATTTCTGATGGTGTACTATATCAAGGAGGAGATTTGGATCTTTGGAGATGCATTCTGCAAGATAACAAGATTCTGCTTCAACCTGAATTTATATGGCAGCATTGGATTCCTTACTTGTATAAGTGTGTACAGGTACCTGGCTATTGTCCATCCAATGAGAGTGATGGGAAGATTAACTGTCATACGGTCTGTTGCTATTTCAGTCATGGTTTGGCTGTTGGTGAGCGTTCAAAGTCTTCCAGACATGTTCTACAccaaaacatctgaaaacaccACTGAATGCTATGATACCACCCATAAAACATACGTTGAGGATTACCTGAAATACAGCATCGGATGGACACTTACTGGGTTTTGTCTCCCATTCCTCATCACACTGGGCTGCTATGGACATGCGATTGTCATTCTCTGCTGCAGAAATACCACTGACAAGGTACTGAAAAAGAGGTGCTTGAGGTTATTGCTCATCTTGATTGTTCTCTTCTCTATTTGTTACATCCCCTCTCATGTATTCAAGAACCTCAACCTCTGGTCAAGAGTTCTGTCCAAACAGCATATGTGCCGTGAATGGTCTAATGGAGTCTACATTGCTCATCAGATAAGTCGTGGacttgtgtgtctgaacagtgCTCTCAACCCTCTGGTTTATCTTCATGCAAATGAAGATATACCCGCTCAGCTCAGACAGCTGCTCCAGCGAGCTCGTCAAGCTGTCATGCAGCTGTCCATCACCCCTACTCCGTTTCCCCCGGTGTAA